In one window of Microbacterium sp. PM5 DNA:
- a CDS encoding acylphosphatase: MTRVHLIASGGVQGVGFRFTLQAVATRAGATGWVRNRADGTVEAEVEGPPEAVAAVVEWARTGPRGGWVDQLRVTELPEEGSNVFEIRRDG, from the coding sequence ATGACACGGGTTCATCTGATCGCCTCGGGCGGCGTGCAGGGCGTCGGCTTCCGCTTCACTCTGCAGGCGGTGGCGACCCGGGCGGGCGCGACGGGATGGGTGCGCAACCGCGCCGACGGCACCGTCGAGGCCGAAGTCGAAGGCCCGCCCGAGGCGGTCGCCGCCGTCGTGGAGTGGGCACGGACGGGACCGCGCGGCGGGTGGGTCGATCAGCTGCGCGTCACGGAGCTGCCCGAGGAGGGGTCGAACGTCTTCGAGATCCGCCGCGACGGGTGA
- a CDS encoding MarR family transcriptional regulator, whose product MAETTEDSGSRTAAVRELESEFGELITRFQRVISEIANRVSPGLLPGAYKVFTTIARRDGVTLSSLSDLLMMDKGQLSRTIRELESLGLISRSPDPADGRSSLLAPTPEGLARLEAARAPQQGLLLDAIVDWPLDDINALTRLLRALGDSVTRR is encoded by the coding sequence ATGGCTGAGACGACCGAAGACTCCGGTTCCCGCACCGCCGCGGTGCGGGAACTGGAGTCCGAGTTCGGTGAGCTGATCACCCGCTTCCAGCGAGTGATCAGCGAGATCGCGAACCGGGTGAGCCCCGGCCTTCTCCCCGGCGCCTACAAGGTGTTCACGACGATCGCGCGCCGCGACGGCGTGACGCTGTCGTCCCTGTCCGATCTGCTGATGATGGACAAGGGCCAGCTGAGCCGGACCATCCGCGAACTCGAGTCGCTCGGCCTCATCTCCCGTTCCCCCGACCCGGCCGATGGCCGCTCGAGCCTCCTCGCCCCGACGCCGGAGGGTCTTGCCCGTCTCGAGGCGGCCCGCGCACCCCAGCAGGGACTGCTGCTCGACGCGATCGTGGACTGGCCGCTGGACGACATCAACGCCCTCACCCGGCTGCTGCGGGCGCTCGGCGACAGCGTGACCCGGCGCTGA
- a CDS encoding LacI family DNA-binding transcriptional regulator, translating to MAGIAEVAAHAGVSKATASRALSGAGYVSEATKSRVQAAAAELGYVPSAGAVGLATGRTQNIGVVMPYVNRWFFAEVLEGIQQALLERGLDLTLYDAKPGTEGRARIFDDFLARKRFDGLIAVGLEPVDHELERLTRIDRPIVSVVGSSELTSVVAVDDDYAARRATEHLIALGHRDIAFVGGAPQSHWAHVDQERLSGYQHAMTEAGLASFIRHAHSEVTLPGGYAAAADLLSDTRRRPTAIVGVCDEVAIGAIIAARRLGIQVPSALSVAGIDDHEFAEMFSLTTLQQVPREQGRAAVSVLLAEIAEPGRARTELRIPARLIVRSSTAGIAPVESGV from the coding sequence ATGGCCGGCATCGCCGAAGTCGCCGCCCACGCCGGCGTATCGAAAGCGACGGCCAGCCGCGCTCTCAGCGGCGCCGGGTACGTGTCGGAAGCGACCAAGTCGCGCGTCCAGGCCGCCGCCGCAGAACTGGGATACGTGCCGTCGGCGGGTGCGGTGGGCCTTGCGACCGGGCGCACCCAGAACATCGGTGTCGTCATGCCGTACGTCAACCGGTGGTTCTTCGCGGAGGTGCTCGAAGGCATCCAGCAGGCGCTGCTGGAACGAGGTCTCGATCTCACGCTCTACGACGCAAAGCCGGGCACCGAGGGCCGTGCCCGCATCTTCGACGATTTCCTCGCACGCAAGAGATTCGACGGCTTGATCGCCGTCGGTCTGGAACCGGTCGATCACGAGTTGGAGCGGCTGACCCGCATCGACCGCCCCATCGTCAGCGTCGTCGGCTCCAGCGAGCTGACGAGCGTCGTCGCGGTCGACGACGACTACGCGGCGCGGCGGGCGACCGAGCACCTGATCGCCCTCGGCCACCGCGACATCGCGTTCGTCGGCGGTGCACCGCAGAGCCACTGGGCCCACGTCGACCAGGAGCGGCTGTCGGGCTACCAGCACGCGATGACCGAAGCCGGGCTGGCGAGCTTCATCCGTCACGCACACTCCGAAGTGACCCTGCCCGGCGGCTACGCCGCCGCGGCGGATCTGCTGAGCGATACGCGCAGACGTCCGACCGCCATCGTCGGGGTGTGCGACGAAGTGGCGATCGGCGCCATCATCGCCGCACGCCGCCTCGGCATCCAGGTGCCGTCCGCGCTCAGCGTCGCGGGCATCGACGATCACGAGTTCGCCGAGATGTTCTCCCTGACCACTCTGCAGCAGGTCCCCCGGGAGCAGGGGCGGGCTGCGGTGAGCGTCTTGCTCGCCGAGATCGCGGAGCCCGGCCGCGCCCGCACCGAGCTGCGCATTCCGGCGCGCCTGATCGTCCGCAGCTCCACCGCAGGCATCGCTCCGGTCGAGAGCGGCGTCTGA
- a CDS encoding formylglycine-generating enzyme family protein produces MPAGTFVMGDASGDRNPLDGEVPRHAVELAAFEIDATTVTVAAFARFVEETGYRTEAEVFGSSAVFHLLVAAADDEVSAPLGGTPWWRAVRGADWSHPGGRLSSVDGLDDHPVVHVSWNDAQAYCAWAGRRLPTEAEWEYAARGGLEGATYPWGDAAVDDGGWRANIWQGDFPNVNTAEDGWVATAPVRSFTRNGYGLWQPVGNVWEWCADWFSADTYRRSPREDPRGPEQGSARVLRGGSYLCHASYCNRYRNAARSSNTPDSSMGNAGFRTVGAR; encoded by the coding sequence GTGCCCGCCGGAACCTTCGTCATGGGGGATGCCTCGGGAGATCGCAACCCGCTCGACGGCGAGGTGCCGCGACATGCGGTCGAGCTGGCCGCGTTCGAGATCGATGCCACGACGGTCACCGTCGCGGCGTTCGCGCGCTTCGTCGAGGAGACGGGGTATCGCACCGAGGCCGAGGTGTTCGGCTCGTCCGCGGTGTTCCACCTGCTCGTCGCCGCAGCGGACGACGAGGTGTCGGCACCCCTGGGCGGCACTCCGTGGTGGCGTGCCGTCCGCGGCGCGGACTGGTCGCACCCCGGGGGTCGGCTTTCCTCGGTCGACGGCCTCGACGACCACCCCGTGGTCCACGTGAGCTGGAACGACGCCCAGGCCTACTGTGCGTGGGCGGGACGGCGCCTGCCCACCGAGGCGGAGTGGGAGTATGCCGCGCGGGGCGGCCTCGAGGGTGCGACCTATCCGTGGGGCGACGCCGCCGTCGACGACGGTGGGTGGCGTGCGAACATCTGGCAGGGCGATTTCCCGAACGTCAACACGGCAGAAGACGGATGGGTCGCGACCGCGCCGGTTCGTTCCTTCACCCGGAACGGGTATGGCCTCTGGCAGCCCGTGGGCAACGTCTGGGAGTGGTGTGCGGACTGGTTCTCCGCCGACACGTACCGTCGTTCGCCGCGGGAGGATCCGCGCGGCCCGGAGCAGGGGAGCGCGCGGGTGCTGCGCGGGGGGAGCTACCTCTGCCACGCGTCGTACTGCAACCGCTATCGCAACGCGGCCCGCTCCTCGAACACCCCGGACTCGTCCATGGGCAATGCCGGGTTTCGGACGGTCGGCGCGCGCTAG
- a CDS encoding MDR family MFS transporter, producing MSETLAAGTAPRMNHRQVLEALSGLLLGMFVSMLASTVVSSSLPVIIHDLDGNQAAFTWVVTATLLTTAISTPVWGKLADLTNRKVLYQLAIVIFVLATAAAGFSQSPEMLIAFRAVQGIGAGGLAALSQVLMADIISPRERGRYMGLFGAVMALATIGGPLLGGVITDAWGWRWNFFVSLPVAVVALILVQATLHVPARPRKKTTIDYLGIVLLSAAVSLLLIWVTNAGTTTTGDWWDLGNNDWWSLTTVLMVGGAILAALLFVIVELRSREPLVPLTLFRNRTFTLSVIASIATGIAMFGASVFLSQYMQLARGATPTEAGLMTIPMIAGLLVASVGVGTLVTRYGRWKPYLIVGAVLLIGGSALLSTIHYDTNFALVSVYMFLLGAGVGMTMQNLVLVVQNTTRPEEIGVASSGVTFFRSLGGTIGVSVMGAALAARVVDLVAQRKEDITAAIMGLGDQASYWAQQLQTGSLPKVSAMPDTLRVVFEDIYANGISHSFLIAVPFAVVSLIAIVFLPNKPLTTMTTVERMQASEADLATVSVPEAMETLTATGAVRTVPAGTRNDG from the coding sequence ATGTCAGAAACGCTCGCCGCCGGCACCGCGCCGCGCATGAACCATCGACAGGTCCTCGAAGCCCTGTCGGGGCTGCTGCTGGGCATGTTCGTGTCCATGCTCGCCTCCACGGTCGTCTCCAGCTCCCTGCCCGTCATCATCCACGACCTCGACGGCAACCAGGCCGCCTTCACGTGGGTCGTCACCGCGACCCTGCTCACGACCGCGATCTCCACCCCCGTCTGGGGCAAGCTCGCCGACCTGACGAATCGCAAGGTGCTCTACCAGCTCGCGATCGTGATCTTCGTCCTCGCGACGGCCGCGGCCGGATTCTCGCAGTCGCCGGAGATGCTGATCGCCTTCCGCGCCGTGCAGGGAATCGGCGCCGGCGGCCTCGCGGCCCTCAGCCAGGTGCTCATGGCCGACATCATCAGCCCCCGCGAGCGCGGTCGGTACATGGGCCTGTTCGGCGCGGTCATGGCGCTCGCGACGATCGGCGGCCCGCTGCTGGGCGGTGTCATCACCGACGCGTGGGGCTGGCGCTGGAACTTCTTCGTGTCGCTTCCCGTCGCCGTCGTGGCGCTGATCCTGGTGCAGGCGACTCTGCACGTGCCCGCACGACCCCGTAAGAAGACGACCATCGACTACCTCGGGATCGTGCTGCTGTCGGCGGCCGTCTCGCTGCTGCTGATCTGGGTCACCAACGCCGGCACGACCACGACCGGCGACTGGTGGGATCTCGGCAACAACGACTGGTGGAGCCTGACCACCGTGCTGATGGTCGGCGGAGCGATCCTCGCGGCCCTGCTGTTCGTGATCGTCGAACTGCGCTCGCGCGAGCCGCTCGTCCCGCTGACGCTGTTCCGCAACCGCACCTTCACCCTGTCGGTCATCGCCTCGATCGCCACCGGCATCGCGATGTTCGGCGCATCGGTCTTCCTCAGCCAGTACATGCAGCTGGCCCGCGGCGCGACGCCCACCGAGGCGGGCCTCATGACCATCCCGATGATCGCCGGCCTGCTGGTCGCCTCCGTCGGCGTGGGAACCCTCGTCACCCGCTACGGCAGGTGGAAGCCCTACCTCATCGTCGGAGCGGTGCTGCTGATCGGCGGGTCGGCGCTGCTGTCGACCATCCACTACGACACGAACTTCGCTCTCGTGTCGGTGTACATGTTCCTGCTGGGCGCCGGCGTCGGCATGACGATGCAGAACCTCGTTCTCGTCGTGCAGAACACCACCCGGCCGGAGGAGATCGGCGTGGCGAGCTCGGGAGTCACCTTCTTCCGCAGCCTCGGCGGCACGATCGGCGTCTCGGTGATGGGCGCCGCTCTCGCGGCACGCGTCGTGGATCTGGTCGCACAGCGCAAGGAGGACATCACCGCCGCGATCATGGGGCTCGGCGACCAGGCCTCGTACTGGGCGCAGCAGCTGCAGACCGGCTCGCTGCCCAAGGTGTCGGCCATGCCCGATACGCTTCGAGTCGTGTTCGAGGACATCTACGCCAACGGCATCTCGCACTCCTTCCTGATCGCGGTGCCCTTCGCGGTGGTCTCGCTCATCGCGATCGTGTTCCTGCCCAACAAGCCGCTCACGACGATGACCACCGTCGAGCGCATGCAGGCCAGCGAGGCCGACCTCGCCACGGTCTCGGTTCCCGAGGCGATGGAGACGCTCACCGCCACCGGCGCCGTGCGCACCGTGCCTGCCGGAACCCGAAACGATGGCTGA
- the rplL gene encoding 50S ribosomal protein L7/L12, with translation MAKLTTEELLEQFAGLTLVELSEFVKAFEEKFDVTAAAPVAVAGAAGGAGGAEEVEEKDSFDVILEAAGDKKIQVIKTVRELTSLGLGEAKAVVDGAPKAVLEGANKETAEKAKAALEEAGATVTLK, from the coding sequence ATGGCGAAGCTCACCACTGAGGAGCTGCTCGAGCAGTTTGCCGGCCTGACCCTCGTCGAGCTCAGCGAGTTCGTGAAGGCGTTCGAGGAGAAGTTCGACGTCACCGCTGCTGCCCCCGTCGCCGTTGCCGGCGCTGCGGGTGGCGCGGGCGGCGCGGAAGAGGTCGAGGAGAAGGACTCCTTCGACGTCATCCTCGAGGCTGCTGGCGACAAGAAGATCCAGGTCATCAAGACGGTCCGCGAGCTCACCTCGCTGGGCCTCGGCGAGGCCAAGGCCGTCGTCGACGGTGCCCCCAAGGCCGTGCTCGAGGGCGCGAACAAGGAGACCGCCGAGAAGGCGAAGGCTGCCCTCGAGGAAGCCGGCGCGACGGTGACCCTGAAGTAA
- a CDS encoding NADP-dependent oxidoreductase, producing the protein MVSHRLTRFRPLRSASTKDAAGQASVPEPPAQMRAIVFDEPGAAGVLREDTVPVPTPVLSELLVRVIAAGVNPIDAKTRSGAGVYGALSDQPHSLGFDFSGVVVSTPYESHPLPPGTEVFGMTAFPRSPGSYADYAVVPTLAVARKPAALSHVEAAAVPLAALTAWGLVVETAHAHEGQRVLIHAGGGGVGHFAVQLASYFGAQVIATGSATNLPWLRELGASVVIDYASTRFEDVVGTVDVVIDLIGNVHDDTGTRSLSVLRPGGLYILVPTGAWPGYADAAEAAGVRATSYKVVPDGSVLATLARLLDSGAIRVFVDRVYDLAEAEAAHREIERGHTRGKIVLSVSDC; encoded by the coding sequence ATGGTCTCTCACCGTCTCACCAGATTCCGGCCGCTGCGATCGGCATCCACGAAGGATGCCGCCGGACAGGCCTCCGTTCCCGAGCCCCCGGCGCAGATGCGCGCGATCGTCTTCGACGAGCCCGGCGCGGCCGGCGTGCTGCGCGAAGACACCGTCCCGGTGCCGACACCGGTGCTGAGCGAACTGCTGGTGCGCGTGATCGCGGCCGGCGTGAACCCGATCGACGCCAAGACCCGCTCCGGCGCCGGCGTGTACGGCGCCCTCTCCGATCAGCCCCACAGTCTCGGCTTCGATTTCAGTGGCGTCGTCGTGTCGACCCCGTACGAGTCGCACCCGCTGCCTCCCGGAACGGAGGTGTTCGGCATGACGGCCTTCCCGCGCTCACCCGGCTCGTACGCCGACTACGCCGTCGTTCCCACCCTCGCCGTCGCCCGCAAACCCGCCGCCCTCTCTCACGTCGAGGCGGCCGCCGTTCCCTTGGCGGCTCTGACGGCATGGGGGCTGGTGGTCGAGACCGCGCACGCCCACGAGGGGCAACGGGTGCTCATCCACGCCGGTGGCGGCGGGGTGGGCCACTTCGCCGTGCAGCTGGCCTCGTACTTCGGCGCGCAGGTGATCGCGACCGGATCGGCCACCAATCTGCCCTGGCTGCGCGAGCTCGGCGCCTCGGTCGTCATCGACTACGCCTCGACCCGCTTCGAAGACGTCGTCGGAACGGTCGACGTGGTGATCGACCTCATCGGCAACGTCCACGATGACACCGGAACCCGATCGCTGTCGGTCCTGCGTCCCGGCGGGCTGTACATCCTCGTGCCGACCGGCGCGTGGCCCGGCTACGCGGATGCCGCGGAGGCGGCCGGTGTGCGGGCCACGTCGTACAAGGTCGTACCCGACGGCAGCGTGCTCGCGACCCTGGCCCGACTACTCGATTCGGGGGCGATCCGGGTCTTCGTGGATCGCGTCTACGACCTCGCCGAGGCCGAGGCCGCCCATCGCGAGATCGAGCGCGGCCACACGAGGGGAAAGATCGTGCTCTCCGTCAGCGATTGCTGA
- a CDS encoding extracellular solute-binding protein, protein MGMSRRRWIAPLAVMGVAAFALAGCAEGGSSGGSASGTGAAGGTVRISGGITGSEADALQKVFDDWSKTSGITVQYTGDKSFEANIVTKVTGGDAPDIAIVPQPGLLKTLVGTGDVKKATQAVEDNVNANWSPDWKKYGTIDGTFYSAPMLANIKGYVWYSPAKFKEWGVEVPKTWDELLTLTKTIQEKTGAAPWCAGFESGGASGWPGTDWIEDLVLRQSGPDVYDQWVDGSVKFTDKPIADAFTAVGDILLNPSYVNAGFGDVKSINSTAFGDVAAKVADGSCPMTHQASFLTANFLTVKTASGQAPKVAPDGDVYAFVLPGYKEGAATIEVGGEFVAGFSDNEATQKVLEFMSSADFANARVSEGGAISANLKADPSKASSEFLTEAMKLLQDPNTTVRFDASDLMPATVGSGSFWKGMVDWIDGKDQATVLSDIQAGYNN, encoded by the coding sequence ATGGGGATGTCACGGCGGCGCTGGATTGCGCCTCTGGCTGTCATGGGCGTGGCGGCGTTCGCACTCGCGGGCTGCGCCGAGGGCGGCAGCAGCGGCGGCAGCGCCAGCGGGACGGGGGCGGCCGGGGGGACGGTTCGCATCTCCGGCGGTATCACCGGCTCCGAGGCCGACGCCCTCCAGAAGGTCTTCGACGACTGGAGCAAGACGAGCGGGATCACCGTGCAGTACACCGGTGACAAGAGCTTCGAGGCGAACATCGTCACCAAGGTCACCGGTGGCGACGCGCCCGACATCGCGATCGTGCCGCAGCCGGGTCTGCTGAAGACCCTGGTCGGCACGGGCGACGTCAAGAAGGCGACGCAGGCGGTGGAGGACAACGTCAACGCCAACTGGTCGCCGGACTGGAAGAAGTACGGCACGATCGACGGCACGTTCTACTCCGCGCCGATGCTCGCCAACATCAAGGGCTACGTCTGGTACTCCCCGGCGAAGTTCAAGGAATGGGGCGTCGAGGTTCCGAAGACGTGGGACGAGCTGCTCACGCTGACCAAGACGATCCAGGAGAAGACGGGGGCCGCGCCCTGGTGCGCCGGCTTCGAGTCGGGCGGCGCCTCCGGCTGGCCGGGCACCGACTGGATCGAGGACCTCGTCCTGCGCCAGTCCGGCCCCGACGTCTACGACCAGTGGGTCGACGGCTCGGTGAAGTTCACCGACAAGCCGATCGCCGACGCCTTCACCGCGGTGGGCGACATCCTGCTGAACCCGTCGTACGTCAACGCCGGCTTCGGCGATGTCAAGAGCATCAACAGCACGGCATTCGGTGACGTCGCGGCGAAGGTCGCCGACGGTTCGTGCCCGATGACCCACCAGGCGTCGTTCCTGACGGCCAACTTCCTCACGGTGAAGACGGCGTCGGGTCAGGCTCCCAAGGTCGCACCCGACGGCGATGTCTACGCCTTCGTGCTCCCGGGCTACAAGGAGGGCGCGGCCACGATCGAGGTCGGCGGCGAGTTCGTCGCGGGCTTCTCGGACAACGAGGCGACGCAGAAGGTGCTCGAGTTCATGTCGAGCGCCGACTTCGCCAACGCGCGAGTCAGCGAGGGCGGCGCGATCTCGGCCAACCTCAAGGCGGACCCGAGCAAGGCCTCGAGCGAGTTCCTGACCGAGGCGATGAAGCTGCTGCAGGACCCGAACACCACGGTCCGCTTCGACGCCTCGGACCTCATGCCCGCCACGGTCGGCTCCGGCTCGTTCTGGAAGGGCATGGTCGACTGGATCGACGGCAAGGACCAGGCCACGGTCCTCAGCGACATCCAGGCCGGCTACAACAACTAG
- a CDS encoding LysE/ArgO family amino acid transporter translates to MNWACAVCRSTLACVLPSALAGLGLGLSLIVAIGAQNLFVLRQGIRRQHVTAVVVVCTVSDALLIVLGVSGVGALLQTLPGLIDAVRWAGALFLAGYALLAARRALRASPTGLTGESPPSEVSRRAAVVLTCLALTWLNPHVYLDTVFLLGTVANTHGSMRWAFAAGAVTASVAWFSALGFGAHHLGRRLSTPRAWRVLDGTIAIVMLGLAIGLVLPR, encoded by the coding sequence ATGAACTGGGCTTGCGCCGTGTGCCGGTCTACGCTCGCGTGCGTGCTCCCCTCTGCGCTGGCCGGCCTCGGCCTCGGCCTGTCTCTCATCGTCGCCATCGGCGCGCAGAACCTGTTCGTGCTGCGGCAGGGGATCCGCCGCCAGCACGTCACCGCGGTGGTGGTCGTCTGTACGGTCTCCGATGCACTGCTGATCGTGCTGGGCGTCTCCGGCGTCGGTGCGCTCCTGCAGACGCTGCCGGGCCTCATCGACGCCGTTCGCTGGGCCGGTGCGCTCTTCCTCGCGGGCTACGCCCTCCTGGCAGCGCGTCGAGCTCTGCGCGCATCACCGACCGGCCTGACGGGCGAGAGCCCGCCATCCGAGGTCTCCCGCCGCGCGGCGGTCGTGCTGACCTGCCTGGCCCTCACCTGGCTCAACCCGCACGTCTATCTCGATACGGTGTTCCTCCTCGGCACGGTCGCCAACACCCACGGGTCGATGCGGTGGGCCTTCGCCGCCGGTGCCGTCACGGCCTCGGTCGCCTGGTTCAGCGCGCTCGGCTTCGGTGCGCACCACCTGGGCCGACGCCTGTCGACACCGCGCGCCTGGCGGGTGCTGGACGGTACGATCGCGATCGTCATGCTGGGACTGGCGATCGGGCTCGTCCTGCCCCGGTGA
- the rplA gene encoding 50S ribosomal protein L1 has translation MAKSKVYEAAAAKIDRDKFYTSTEAVKLAKETGSKKFDSTVEVALKLAVDPRKADQMVRGTVILPHGTGKTARVIVFATGPAAEAAIAAGADEVGGAELIEKVAGGWTAFDAAVSTPELMGQVGRLGKVLGPRGLMPNPKTGTVTPNPAKAVEEIKGGKIEFRVDKHANVHFVVGKASFTAEQLEENFTAAVEEIVRLKPSSSKGRYIQKGAVSTTFGPGIPLDVNSLV, from the coding sequence ATGGCTAAGTCCAAGGTTTACGAAGCAGCCGCGGCGAAGATCGACCGCGACAAGTTCTACACGTCCACCGAGGCCGTGAAGCTCGCGAAGGAGACGGGGTCGAAGAAGTTCGACTCGACCGTCGAGGTCGCCCTCAAGCTCGCGGTCGACCCGCGCAAGGCGGACCAGATGGTCCGTGGCACGGTCATCCTCCCGCACGGCACGGGCAAGACCGCCCGCGTCATCGTGTTCGCGACGGGCCCGGCCGCCGAGGCCGCCATCGCCGCGGGCGCGGACGAGGTCGGCGGCGCCGAGCTCATCGAGAAGGTCGCCGGCGGCTGGACCGCGTTCGACGCGGCCGTCTCCACGCCCGAGCTCATGGGCCAGGTCGGTCGACTCGGTAAGGTCCTCGGTCCCCGCGGCCTGATGCCGAACCCCAAGACCGGCACCGTGACCCCCAACCCGGCCAAGGCCGTGGAGGAGATCAAGGGCGGCAAGATCGAGTTCCGCGTCGACAAGCACGCCAACGTGCACTTCGTCGTCGGCAAGGCCTCGTTCACGGCCGAGCAGCTGGAGGAGAACTTCACCGCGGCGGTCGAGGAGATCGTGCGTCTGAAGCCCTCGAGCTCGAAGGGCCGCTACATCCAGAAGGGCGCCGTGTCGACCACCTTCGGTCCCGGCATCCCGCTGGACGTCAACTCCCTCGTCTGA
- a CDS encoding YqaJ viral recombinase family protein has product MTPEAFARLAPELAERIVADSRDRVGWMRARSRGITATDVAQLTSPAAIARAADAKLGAGRGFSGNAYTDHGRRREPEIAAWVAATHGIHPSSALFHAVVEKRHLATPDGITVDADGRVILAEIKTTNKTWKSIPRTYLRQVWWQQHVLGAERTLVVWEEHDGFVPVGDEPRCAWVDRDEREIGNLVRLATELIDELYRRTMRRRTGVETAMDAAASRPREPYRALALSD; this is encoded by the coding sequence ATGACTCCGGAAGCTTTTGCGCGCCTGGCGCCGGAGCTGGCGGAGCGGATCGTCGCCGACTCCCGCGACCGCGTCGGCTGGATGCGGGCACGCTCGCGCGGCATCACCGCCACGGACGTCGCACAGCTGACGAGCCCCGCCGCCATCGCCCGCGCTGCCGATGCCAAGCTCGGAGCAGGCCGCGGCTTCTCCGGCAACGCCTACACCGACCACGGGCGCCGCCGCGAACCGGAGATCGCGGCGTGGGTCGCGGCGACCCACGGCATCCACCCGTCGTCCGCGCTCTTCCACGCCGTCGTGGAGAAGCGCCATCTCGCCACCCCCGACGGCATCACCGTCGACGCGGACGGGCGCGTGATCCTCGCCGAGATCAAGACCACCAACAAGACGTGGAAGTCGATCCCGCGCACGTACCTTCGACAGGTCTGGTGGCAGCAGCACGTGCTGGGCGCGGAGCGCACCCTCGTCGTCTGGGAGGAGCACGACGGATTCGTGCCCGTCGGCGACGAGCCCCGGTGCGCCTGGGTCGATCGCGACGAGCGCGAGATCGGCAACCTCGTGCGCTTGGCGACCGAGCTGATCGACGAGCTCTACCGCCGCACGATGCGGCGCCGGACGGGCGTGGAGACGGCGATGGATGCCGCCGCATCCCGCCCGCGCGAGCCGTACCGCGCTCTGGCTCTGAGCGACTGA
- a CDS encoding LysR family transcriptional regulator ArgP produces the protein MIRIPAELAHTLVTVLDEGTLDGAARRLHVTPSAISQRIKALEEILGRVLLVRTKPVQATEAAHPVVRYARQLALLEADAARALGHDAEPVRMPLAVNADSLSTWFLPPLARLAERHPVVFDLHRDDQDFTAALLESGTVTGAVTSRAHPVAGCRVVPLGELVYEAVATPAFRDRWLDTGAPDAAARLRDAPLIDFDRRDDLQTRWLRARGIDPAAPPRHRVPASHDFATAVQLGLGWALLPRLQSQQALDDGTLVALEGEPVRVPLYWQQWNLRSEMLDAVAEELVAEGRRVLAPADPSGRISNR, from the coding sequence ATGATCCGGATTCCGGCCGAGCTCGCCCACACGCTCGTCACGGTGCTCGACGAGGGCACTCTCGACGGCGCCGCCCGCCGCCTGCACGTGACCCCGTCTGCGATCAGCCAGCGCATCAAAGCGCTGGAGGAGATCCTCGGACGCGTCCTGCTCGTGCGCACCAAGCCGGTGCAGGCGACCGAGGCCGCGCACCCCGTCGTGCGGTACGCGCGTCAGCTCGCGCTGCTGGAAGCCGATGCGGCGCGGGCGCTGGGCCACGACGCCGAGCCGGTTCGGATGCCGCTCGCCGTCAACGCCGACTCGCTTTCCACGTGGTTCCTGCCACCGCTGGCCCGGCTCGCCGAGCGGCATCCGGTCGTCTTCGACCTGCACCGCGACGATCAGGACTTCACCGCGGCGCTCCTCGAGTCCGGGACGGTGACGGGCGCGGTGACCTCGCGTGCACACCCCGTCGCCGGATGCCGCGTCGTTCCCCTCGGCGAGCTGGTCTACGAAGCCGTCGCCACTCCCGCCTTCCGCGATCGGTGGCTCGACACGGGGGCACCCGATGCTGCCGCGCGCCTGCGCGACGCGCCGCTCATCGACTTCGATCGACGCGATGACCTGCAGACGAGGTGGCTGCGCGCACGCGGCATCGATCCGGCGGCGCCACCGCGGCATCGCGTGCCGGCCTCGCACGACTTCGCCACGGCGGTGCAGCTGGGTCTCGGATGGGCGCTGCTGCCGCGGCTGCAGTCGCAGCAGGCGCTGGATGACGGCACGCTCGTCGCGCTGGAGGGTGAGCCGGTTCGCGTGCCGCTGTACTGGCAGCAGTGGAATCTGCGCTCCGAGATGTTGGATGCCGTGGCGGAGGAGCTCGTCGCGGAGGGTCGTCGGGTTCTCGCCCCGGCGGATCCCTCCGGTCGGATCAGCAATCGCTGA
- the rplJ gene encoding 50S ribosomal protein L10 has product MAQKDASVAELTKNFEDSTAVLLTEYRGLTVAQLKQLRNSIRQDASYAVVKNTLTKIAANNAGITALDEDLKGPSAVAFVHGDFVATAKALRDFAKANPLLVIKGGIFEGNALSADEINKYASLESREVLLAKAAGMMKATMGKAAATIDALREKLETAEAA; this is encoded by the coding sequence ATGGCGCAGAAGGATGCATCGGTCGCCGAGCTCACGAAGAACTTCGAGGACTCGACTGCCGTACTGCTGACCGAGTACCGCGGTCTGACGGTCGCCCAGCTCAAGCAGCTGCGCAACAGCATCCGTCAGGACGCGAGCTACGCCGTGGTGAAGAACACGCTGACCAAGATCGCCGCGAACAACGCGGGGATCACGGCGCTGGACGAGGACCTCAAGGGTCCCTCGGCCGTCGCGTTCGTGCACGGTGACTTCGTCGCCACCGCCAAGGCTCTGCGTGACTTCGCCAAGGCCAACCCGCTTCTGGTGATCAAGGGCGGCATCTTCGAGGGCAACGCCCTGAGTGCCGACGAGATCAACAAGTACGCCTCCCTGGAGAGCCGTGAGGTTCTGCTGGCGAAGGCGGCGGGCATGATGAAGGCGACGATGGGCAAGGCTGCGGCCACCATCGACGCGCTTCGCGAAAAGCTGGAGACCGCCGAGGCCGCGTAA